GGCACGCCTGTCGTTTCAACCGACTGCCCGAGTGGTCCAGCCGAGATTCTTGCCGATGGACGATACGGCTCGTTGGTTCCAGTCGCTTCACCGTCGGCCATGGCGGATGCGGTTGCGGACATGCTGAACGACCCGACAGACCCGACATTGATCGCTCAGCGCGCACAGGAATTCTCGGTCGACCGCGTAACCGAGCAGTATAACGCGTTGATAGCTGAGTTCGAGTGAGTGCGACCCGCGCGCGTATCTCAAACGTATCCCAATGCTCTGAGCTTCTCTCTTCTGTCGCCTTGTTCAGTACTGGGCTGCAGTGTGGGAACTAGCGAGCGACTGTCGGTCGCAGAGGTGACGTACCACGGAACTGTTCGGAGCATATCGAACGGCATCCCGAACGGGTGCTCGTAAACGCCGTACTCACCAAATGCCTCACCGTGATCTGCGGTGATGACTACCTTCTCTCCGTCAACATTGTTCAGCAGCAGTTCAACTTCGTCAAGTACGTATCGCAGGTTCTCCCGATACGAGCCCATGACTCTCTCTTTGGAGGCTTCGCCGTCGCGGATTAGATACGGTGCAGCACGCCACTTTCCCCCCATCTCAGGTCTGTTCATGCCCTCCCCGATGGGGTCCGGAACGGAGGGTGCGTGGGGTTGCATGTAGTGTACGAGCAGTCGTTCAGGTTCTGCTTCACGGGCGACCGAGACAGCCCGCTCGGTTATCGACCGAGGAAGGACTGTTCCGTTCTGCTCGTCCCACGCGTATCGCCAGACCTCATCTAAGGCTGCGAGACCGTTCGGGTCCACGTACTCGTCTGTCCAGATATTGCCCGTTACGTACGCTAATTCCGAAAGCACGTTTCTGTACTCCGGAACGAAGTTTCGCCGCATCCACTCTTTCGAGTGCGTCCCCCGGGAACGAAATCGCCCATTCCCCGTGAGGAATCCGTACTCCGACTCGACTGATTCGATCAAATCACAGCGGCAGGCGTCAAGTACGACCATGACATCCCACTCGCGGTCGAAGATCGACTCTTCATTCCCTCGGAAACGAGCGTTGTAGTACCGTCTGTAGAAACCCAACTGAAGCTGGTAGAACGCTTCACTGCCCCCGCCTCGGATTCCCCGTCGCCGAATATCGGACGCGGTGCTCTCTGCCCAGTCGCGCAGCGTCATCTCTCTTTCAGTCGGTTCGTAGAGTCAAGTATATTCCGTTCAATGAGTACACAGACGACAAGAGACAACGCTTTTGAAATCCCGAGAGAGACGGCTTACTGATGCCCCCCCTCTCGTCCGTCTGCGTCCTCGTCCCCACCTACAACGAGGCCGAGACCGTCGGCGACGTCATCAACGACTTCCACAGGGAGGGCTTCGAGAACATCCTCGTCATCGACGGCGGGTCCGAGGACGGCACCCCCGACATCGCCCGAGAACACGGTGCGAACGTCGTCATGCAGTCGGGGTCGGGGAAGGGACAGGCCATCAGGGAGGCGATGGAGTACCACGTCGACGCAGAGTACGTCCTGATGCTCGACGGCGACGCGACGTACCGCGCCGCGGACGCCGAGAACATGCTCGCGCCGTTGGACGAGGGGTACGAACACG
This Halogeometricum sp. S3BR5-2 DNA region includes the following protein-coding sequences:
- a CDS encoding sulfatase-like hydrolase/transferase; the protein is MTLRDWAESTASDIRRRGIRGGGSEAFYQLQLGFYRRYYNARFRGNEESIFDREWDVMVVLDACRCDLIESVESEYGFLTGNGRFRSRGTHSKEWMRRNFVPEYRNVLSELAYVTGNIWTDEYVDPNGLAALDEVWRYAWDEQNGTVLPRSITERAVSVAREAEPERLLVHYMQPHAPSVPDPIGEGMNRPEMGGKWRAAPYLIRDGEASKERVMGSYRENLRYVLDEVELLLNNVDGEKVVITADHGEAFGEYGVYEHPFGMPFDMLRTVPWYVTSATDSRSLVPTLQPSTEQGDRREKLRALGYV